From Penicillium psychrofluorescens genome assembly, chromosome: 6, one genomic window encodes:
- a CDS encoding uncharacterized protein (ID:PFLUO_009453-T1.cds;~source:funannotate), which produces MSVVTENGHAPEGGTKPAQRVRNSKSPLRWMVGLAVRLCIWYALLTPFLRCPSDLSQLDESSSRVCKPYLIARSHVEPYVTPYYNTYAAPYVDQAWPYVEVVHERVYVPASGVAKLGYDRYGAPALGHVQAFGAEQWRAQVMPIVQTAQDKANGLYMAQVDPYVQQGLNVVSPYYQKANAAASTVYWDHFVPFYTQSKPFIGKTYATGQGLLATQVMPGVQYTWSSVVYFANSSLWPHVTGLYSEQVEPQLVKIGQRLASYREGKRIRSVVEDVDNSSSEQPVSTAPVLEETERTSSTATTTSTATLEVQPTPPSAPTLSPTEQTQQDRERIDSDLRRWQEKFAAAADKGIEDLEERIEAIVSALVASSVTGHGESLSTALETVSRERVSSLKQHINEMVESLPEEEAPEAEEAVLEQLLGDIRQSAISVRDRAHAVRQWYLGFDDELMRRVSAAVNTTLDVLDSIRDLGLQEVGTRWAWMDSVTYADWTKYHALKAQLEDWRNEIREVSVNHKSVAEAKSVAHEILDHAMEVAEQTAKELVRLKDVGQWKMAAREVSDNFDTRTEPPPPRPQPVEESEEESEGNAEGDHDETSKSHSDNAATASEDEDTVLESDSPEPDVDEETVSDNTDKASDFDIEDETPHESVLSDEAGEHHKTFSSAPSWGVAAADVGAQQDPILDDDDQDRWESWASQVDDKASSVIAPLAHISSIASSRLSEGLSSASVHLAQVRQPASTTEAAGIFPHVLDAQRRYYEAVGLAHDHYSVFISTASQAVYGTPTPTPAPKVQSIIDEAGSQYEHAFSLASASLSAALASASSLMSGTDDSKARSLVDDGTSRYKAALSAASTTLFVASASASSALYGTPTGTMEALASQASENWENLVSKASEQIYGTPPPYLQQVVNDRLVQFEAVQGLVSELVIGKQPSFTESVMSRLHAAYETPYPAAAVSSASSYISEAYDSVSSAAASIASEVPTVEDVVDNVNEQAHAAAEAVSAGIYGTPKGSFEQATEAVAEAVSTGIYGTSKGSFEQATEAVAEAVSTGIYGTPKGSFEQATEAAAEAVSAGIYGTPKGSFEQATEVAADAYAAVSASASSAIYGQEPEYMQIARDAIKNIRLKYEAAVSGDESGAVDELSSALQKAKLRLHELASSATSAVTDAAETASSHVDDATSSLKGKVAAETGKDEL; this is translated from the exons ATGTCAGTAGTAACAGAGAATGGCCATGCGCCAGAGGGCGGGACCAAACCCGCGCAAAGAGTTCGAAACAGCAAGAGTCCGTTACGGTGGATGGTCGGCCTGGCGGTTCG GCTCTGCATCTGGTACGCGCTGCTAACCCCGTTTCTACGATGCCCGTCCGATCTCTCGCAACTGGACGAGTCGTCGTCTCGAGTCTGCAAGCCCTACTTGATTGCGCGTTCGCATGTAGAGCCCTATGTCACGCCCTATTACAACACATATGCGGCGCCGTACGTGGACCAGGCATGGCCGTACGTGGAAGTGGTCCACGAACGGGTGTACGTGCCGGCGTCGGGAGTGGCCAAGCTGGGTTACGACCGCTACGGCGCTCCTGCACTGGGACATGTGCAGGCCTTTGGCGCGGAGCAATGGAGAGCCCAGGTGATGCCGATCGTGCAGACGGCTCAGGATAAGGCGAATGGGCTGTACATGGCTCAAGTGGACCCGTATGTCCAGCAGGGTCTGAATGTGGTGTCGCCATACTATCAGAAAGCAAACGCCGCGGCCTCCACCGTTTACTGGGACCACTTCGTGCCCTTCTACACCCAGTCCAAGCCCTTCATTGGGAAGACATACGCCACCGGCCAGGGTCTTCTGGCCACTCAAGTGATGCCTGGGGTGCAGTATACCTGGTCGTCGGTGGTCTATTTTGCCAACAGTTCGTTATGGCCTCACGTCACAGGCCTCTACTCCGAGCAGGTTGAGCCCCAACTTGTCAAGATCGGACAGCGTCTGGCGAGCTACCGAGAGGGCAAGAGAATTCGttctgtggtggaggacgTGGACAACAGTTCCTCGGAGCAGCCCGTCTCAACAGCTCCCGTGTTGGAGGAAACGGAACGCACCTCGAGCACTGCCACCACGACTTCAACAGCGACCCTCGAAGTTCAACcaacgccgccctcggccCCTACACTGTCGCCTACCGAGCAAACACAACAAGATCGCGAGCGAATCGACTCTGATCTTCGACGATGGCAAGAGAAGTTTGCCGCCGCAGCCGATAAAGGAATTGAGGACCTTGAAGAACGCATCGAGGCAATTGTTTCTGCCCTTGTTGCGAGCAGCGTGACAGGTCATGGTGAGAGTCTGTCAACAGCGCTCGAAACCGTCTCCCGCGAACGGGTCTCCTCGCTCAAACAGCACATCAATGAGATGGTCGAGTCCTTgccggaggaggaagcgccagaagctgaagaagctgttcTTGAGCAGCTTCTTGGGGATATCCGGCAGTCAGCCATCTCCGTTAGAGACCGCGCCCATGCGGTCCGTCAATGGTACCTGGGCTTCGATGATGAGCTTATGCGGCGCGTTTCCGCCGCGGTCAATACGACCCTGGATGTTCTGGACAGCATTCGTGATCTCGGATTGCAGGAAGTCGGAACCCGCTGGGCATGGATGGACAGCGTGACCTACGCGGATTGGACAAAGTACCATGCGCTCAAGGCACAACTGGAGGACTGGCGCAATGAAATTCGCGAGGTTAGCGTCAACCACAAGTCGGTGGCTGAGGCTAAGTCGGTGGCACACGAGATTCTGGACCATGCTATGGAAGTCGCGGAACAGACGGCCAAGGAACTGGTCAGACTCAAGGATGTCGGTCAGTGGAAGATGGCTGCTCGCGAAGTCAGTGACAACTTTGACACGAGAACTGAacccccaccaccgcggCCACAGCCTGTTGAGGAGTCCGAAGAAGAGTCTGAAGGGAATGCCGAGGGCGACCACGACGAGACTTCGAAGTCTCACTCGGATAATGCTGCGACTGCTTCTGAAGATGAGGATACTGTGCTCGAGTCAGATAGCCCTGAACCTGACGTCGACGAAGAAACTGTTTCCGACAACACGGATAAAGCGTCTGACTTCGACATCGAGGACGAGACTCCACATGAGTCCGTCCTGTCTGACGAGGCTGGCGAGCACCACAAAACCTTCTCCAGTGCGCCTTCTTGGGGAGTTGCGGCCGCCGATGTGGGGGCTCAACAAGACCCCATTTtggatgacgacgaccaaGACCGATGGGAAAGTTGGGCCAGCCAGGTCGACGACAAAGCGAGCTCGGTGATCGCACCTTTGGCTCACATCTCGTCCATTGCGTCGTCGCGGCTGAGTGAGGGTCTTAGCTCAGCTTCTGTGCATTTGGCTCAGGTCCGACAGCCGGCGTCTACCACGGAGGCCGCCGGTATTTTCCCCCATGTGCTTGACGCCCAGCGCCGCTACTACGAGGCAGTCGGGCTAGCTCATGATCACTACAGCGTTTTCATTTCTACTGCCTCTCAGGCGGTTTATGGCACTCCTACGCCCACTCCTGCCCCCAAAGTTCAATCCATCATTGATGAAGCCGGATCTCAATATGAGCACGCATTTTCGCTGGCCTCTGCCAGTCTCTCCGCTGCCTTGGCGTCCGCAAGCTCTCTCATGTCCGGGACAGATGATAGCAAAGCACGGAgtctcgtcgacgatggaACATCCCGGTACAAGGCTGCCCTCTCTGCCGCTTCGACCACGCTGTTCGTGGCTTCTGCATCTGCCAGCTCCGCCCTCTACGGAACTCCGACCGGCACCATGGAGGCGCTTGCCAGCCAAGCGTCTGAGAACTGGGAAAATCTGGTTTCCAAGGCCAGCGAACAAATCTACGGCACTCCCCCGCCGTATCTCCAGCAGGTGGTGAATGACCGCCTTGTGCAGTTCGAAGCTGTACAGGGGCTGGTGTCGGAGTTGGTCATTGGCAAGCAACCTTCTTTCACCGAGAGTGTGATGAGCAGGCTGCACGCTGCCTACGAAACACCTTAcccagccgccgccgtgTCCTCTGCCTCGAGCTACATTTCAGAAGCTTATGACTCTGTGTCTTCGGCCGCTGCTTCTATCGCGAGCGAGGTGCCTaccgtcgaggatgtcgttGACAACGTGAATGAGCAAGCCCATGCGGCTGCAGAAGCCGTTAGTGCTGGTATCTACGGCACCCCCAAGGGTTCATTCGAGCAGGCCACAGAAGCGGTAGCTGAAGCCGTTAGTACCGGTATCTACGGCACCTCCAAGGGTTCATTCGAGCAGGCCACAGAAGCGGTAGCTGAAGCCGTTAGTACCGGTATCTACGGCACCCCCAAGGGTTCATTCGAGCAGGCCACAGAAGCGGCAGCTGAAGCCGTTAGTGCCGGTATCTACGGCACCCCCAAGGGTTCATTCGAGCAGGCCACGGAAGTGGCAGCTGATGCGTACGCCGCCGTATCtgccagcgccagcagcgccatctACGGCCAAGAGCCTGAATACATGCAGATCGCCCGGGACGCGATCAAGAATATCCGACTCAAATACGAAGCCGCCGTCTCCGGCGATGAGTCCGGAGCAGTCGATGAACTTTCCTCCGCACTCCAAAAGGCCAAGCTCCGGCTGCACGAGCTCGCTTCCAGCGCAACCAGTGCTGTGACTGACGCAGCCGAAACGGCCTCGTCGCATGTGGACGACGCGACCAGTAGCCTCAAAGGCAAGGTTGCCGCCGAAACGGGCAAGGATGAATTGTAA
- a CDS encoding uncharacterized protein (ID:PFLUO_009454-T1.cds;~source:funannotate), whose translation MDTADSQGRRSAVSAGFPDLMNDPAYDPRDKGMEDPDTCRICHGEATEEEPLFYPCKCSGSIKFVHQLCLVEWLSHSQKKHCELCKTPFRFTKLYDPNMPQSLPAPLFLRQAFIQSFRTMGTWLRFLLVAFVWLAWLPWSMRAIWRALFWLADGRWSGTETVQRQAMRTSQDGATQLITYAVNEILTDSAGSTYTTKYSGTSTITNTALSAASAVPQAQSSMPSVAAGEPFMLTIIKKVIPALLIPGFTSTGAQDGSSSSNATTSMVKSRHPSWLSDVKFLYSLTPYPTINNMIIDTLEGQLITLLVVVAFILLFLIREWVVQQQPMANIADGEREAAVNLIANNRLDDEQDAEAIPRPLFGQHAEDHVNQEHGIHGHDPDDDARAHSPAPSWSDAESDSDDTSAARSEGDPLGARVPDFRPGPHTARVSHVREIYARANGNRDEMFRILREEGLEDELGWLVDALTPTPLAQATPLAAQPSFPAAEPSTRAPENVDNDHAESSGRSNTDNTGPTQPPNDARDDQQPVTNNEAAATDSSAIENHETDTHHPPQGVVERLFDWFWGDITPVNHDALEPVPEDDEQIVQDPALEDPFVPLHPHAEDAQADGDIAAAGDAGMDGNDMDAIEGDDFEGIMDLIGMQGPIFGLLQNGVFCALLIAFTVALGIWLPYLWGKIALVLLANPVELVIGVPMTAVTVVADIALDTLIGSLGYLMYGLSFALSPFGAVIPIGKWIPRGKSISSASLSLIDASSNRLHKVAKSFLMFHQTDIPMFSILSHQALRLHQARVSAVFQSVFTVIKFIGHDLPLRLATGGISGAFSFNSNLSQSKDVIGLAWQQLSNLTKSSISGTRFMNGNVAQPAAATIPVDYDLAVWDTKDRIIAILMGYLLASIMGLLYLRITGFLSGVGRGQRIEGIFAEILLQAGGVMKVILIIGIEMIVFPLYCGTLLDVALLPLFSNATIASRIAFTARSPLTSLFVHWFIGTCYMFHFALFVSMCRKILRSGVLYFIRDPDDPTFHPIRDVLERSITTQLRKIGFSALVYGALVIVFLGGVVWGLHFTADGVLPLNWSSSAPMLEFPVDLLFYNFVLPLAVQSLKPSDGLHDLYDWWFHKCAHFLRLSNFFFPERHLEEEGHHVRRSWWGVLVGRKGDWEHPVIGEDQRAAAAQENRDVYFVRDGRYVRAPASDQVRIPKGTRVFVDVTEENERVDGKPDPDDGLHGRSSNSFTRVYIPPFFRTRVAAFILLIWLFAASSGVGITIIPLVIGRKIISYCVSNPVPVNDVYAFSCGLCVAGGAAYIAFHCRTVLGLLRDQAATLRHNPRQVGQALAALTTDAARLLYIAAVFVVLLPSLFALLSELYLLIPMHTFFDGGQSHVVHLVQDWTLGVLYVQMAIKLTLWHPHSWAAAILNGIFHDGWFRPDVALATRALILPVTLFTAVATALPLSVGFCMRWAVFASRPELQSDIYRYAYPATLCLGLALWVAHLVRRQVALWRIDIRDDVYLIGERLHNFSEKRARDVGVSRRVITE comes from the exons ATGGACACGGCCGACAGCCAGGGCCGCCGCTCTGCGGTTTCGGCTGGGTTTCCTGACCTGATGAACGACCCAGCCTACGATCCACGGGACAAGGGCATGGAGGACCCGGATACCTGCCGCATCTGCCATGGAGAAGCCACTGAGGAAGAGCCGTTGTTCTACCCATGCAAGTGCAGTGGCAGCATCAAGTTCGTGCACCAACTGTGCCTGGTTGAATGGCTATCACACTCCCAAAAGAAACACTGCGAGCTCTGCAAAACGCCCTTCCGTTTCACCAAGCTCTACGACCCAAACATGCCCCAGAGCCTCCCGGCCCCTCTTTTTCTGCGACAAGCCTTTATTCAGAGCTTTCGGACCATGGGGACGTGGCTACGCTTCCTCCTCGTGGCATTCGTGTGGCTGGCGTGGCTGCCGTGGTCGATGCGCGCGATCTGGCGAGCGCTGTTCTGGCTTGCCGATGGCCGCTGGTCAGGCACTGAGACTGTTCAGCGCCAGGCGATGCGCACCTCCCAGGATGGCGCTACCCAATTGATCACATACGCCGTGAATGAGATCCTGACCGACTCCGCGGGATCAACATACACGACCAAGTACTCGGGAACGTCGACCATCACCAATACCGCATTATCTGCTGCTAGCGCAGTCCCCCAAGCGCAGTCATCCATGCCGAGTGTCGCCGCAGGCGAGCCTTTCATGCTCACCATAATCAAAAAAGTCATTCCCGCCCTACTCATTCCTGGTTTCACCTCGACCGGAGCCCAAGACGGTTCTAGCTCGAGCAACGCAACAACAAGCATGGTCAAATCCCGACATCCCTCGTGGCTCTCGGACGTGAAATTCCTGTATTCTTTGACCCCTTACCCTaccatcaacaacatgaTCATCGACACCCTGGAAGGCCAATTGATCACGCTGCTCGTGGTTGTTGCGTtcatcctgctcttcctcatccgcgAGTGGGTTGTCCAACAGCAGCCCATGGCGAACATTGCAGATGGCGAACGCGAGGCCGCTGTCAACCTGATTGCCAACAACCGCCTTGACGACGAACAAGACGCAGAAGCGATTCCGCGACCCCTGTTTGGTCAACACGCCGAAGACCATGTGAATCAAGAACATGGCATTCACGGCCATGACCCAGATGATGACGCTCGCGCGCATTCTCCAGCCCCCTCTTGGAGTGATGCAGAGAGTGATTCCGATGATACGTCTGCAGCTCGTTCCGAAGGTGACCCGCTCGGGGCCCGGGTTCCTGACTTCCGTCCGGGTCCTCACACTGCGCGAGTAAGTCACGTCCGAGAGATCTATGCCCGAGCCAACGGCAATCGTGATGAAATGTTTCGAATTCTTCGGGAGGAAGGTctggaggatgagctgggCTGGCTCGTGGACGCGTTGACACCAACACCACTGGCCCAGGCAACACCGCTGGCTGCACAGCCATCGTTTCCTGCGGCAGAGCCTAGCACTCGTGCACCTGAAAATGTCGATAATGATCACGCAGAGTCGTCTGGTCGCTCCAATACCGACAATACTGGCCCGACGCAGCCGCCCAACGATGCTCGCGACGACCAGCAACCGGTTACGAACAATGAAGCAGCCGCTACAGACAGCTCAGCTATCGAGAACCATGAGACCGATActcatcatcctccacaGGGAGTTGTGGAGCGACTCTTTGATTGGTTCTGGGGGGATATCACTCCGGTCAATCATGATGCATTAGAACCAGTgccggaagatgatgaacagATTGTCCAAGACCCAGCTTTGGAGGACCCGTTTGTGCCCCTGCACCCCCACGCGGAAGACGCACAAGCCGATGGTGACATTGCGGCCGCTGGAGATGCTGGTATGGATGGCAATGATATGGATGCCATCGAAGGCGACGATTTCGAAGGCATCATGGACCTTATTGGCATGCAAGGTCCCATCTTTGGGCTGTTGCAAAACGGTGTCTTCTGTGCACTTTTGATTGCCTTCACCGTAGCCCTGGGAATCTGGCTGCCGTACCTGTGGGGTAAGATCGCTCTCGTTCTCCTGGCCAATCCCGTGGAGCTTGTCATCGGCGTTCCGATGACTGCTGTCACCGTGGTCGCGGATATTGCCCTCGACACACTGATTGGCAGCCTGGGCTACCTGATGTACGGGCTGAGTTTTGCGCTCAGTCCTTTCGGTGCCGTTATCCCCATTGGCAAATGGATTCCTCGAGGCAAATCAATCTCGAGTGCATCGCTTTCTCTGATCGATGCTAGCAGCAACCGCTTGCACAAGGTCGCCAAGTCCTTCCTCATGTTCCACCAGACTGATATCCCCATGTTTTCGATCCTTTCACACCAAGCGCTTAGGCTTCATCAAGCCCGCGTGTCTGCGGTATTCCAGTCAGTTTTCACCGTCATCAAGTTTATTGGGCATGACCTGCCTCTTCGCCTTGCCACTGGCGGGATTTCGGGGGCATTCTCCTTCAACTCCAATCTATCTCAGTCTAAGGACGTTATTGGACTAGCATGGCAACAGCTCAGCAATCTCACAAAATCTTCAATATCTGGCACAAGATTCATGAACGGAAATGTGGCCCAGCCAGCTGCAGCTACCATACCCGTTGATTATGACTTGGCTGTATGGGACACCAAAGACCGCATCATTGCCATCTTGATGGGCTATCTACTTGCCAGCATCATGGGACTTCTCTATCTTCGGATTACAGGATTCTTGTCCGGGGTGGGTCGCGGCCAGCGGATTGAAGGCATCTTCGCCGAGATTCTCCTGCAAGCAGGGGGCGTCATGAAAGTTATTCTCATCATCGGGATAGAGATGATTGTCTTCCCTCTCTACTGCGGCACGCTTCTGGATGTTGCTCTGCTGCCCCTGTTCTCCAATGCCACAATCGCATCCCGCATCGCCTTTACCGCCCGCTCGCCGCTCACTTCCCTTTTCGTGCACTGGTTCATTGGAACTTGCTACATGTTCCACTTCGCGCTATTTGTCTCCATGTGCCGAAAGATTCTGCGGAGCGGTGTTCTCT ATTTCATTCGCGATCCGGATGATCCAACATTCCATCCCATTCGCGATGTCCTCGAGCGCAGCATTACTACTCAACTCCGCAAGATCGGGTTTAGTGCCTTGGTTTACGGTGCTTTGGTGATCGTTTTCCTCGGGGGGGTTGTATGGGGCCTGCATTTCACTGCCGATGGCGTCCTTCCCCTCAATTGGTCTTCTAGTGCTCCGATGCTTGAATTCCCGGTCGATCTCCTGTTCTACAATTTTGTCCTGCCACTGGCAGTCCAGTCCCTCAAGCCGTCCGACGGACTGCACGATCTGTATGATTGGTGGTTCCACAAGTGCGCCCATTTCCTGCGTCTCAGcaatttctttttccccGAGAGgcacctggaagaagagggccACCATGTCCGGCGGTCATGGTGGGGTGTGTTGGTAGGACGCAAGGGCGACTGGGAACACCCCGTCATCGGCGAGGATCAGCGAGCTGCGGCCGCACAGGAAAACCGCGACGTTTACTTTGTGCGGGATGGCAGATACGTTCGTGCTCCTGCTTCCGATCAGGTCCGGATCCCCAAGGGGACACGGGTGTTTGTGGATGTGACCGAAGAGAATGAACGGGTCGATGGCAAGCCCGACCCGGACGATGGGCTTCATGGCCGGTCCAGCAACTCGTTCACCCGAGTCTACATTCCGCCGTTCTTCCGGACTCGCGTTGCTGCCTTCATCCTTTTGATCTGGCTGttcgccgccagctccggGGTAGGCATCACCATTATCCCGTTGGTCATTGGGCGCAAGATCATCTCGTACTGCGTGTCGAACCCGGTACCCGTGAACGACGTGTATGCCTTCTCCTGCGGCCTGTGTGTGGCGGGAGGAGCTGCCTACATCGCCTTCCACTGTCGCACcgtccttggcctgctccgCGACCAGGCGGCGACATTACGACACAACCCTCGGCAGGTTGGGCAGGCCCTTGCCGCTCTGACGACCGATGCCGCGCGGCTCCTCTACATCGCCGCCGTGTTCGTCGTTCTCCTCCCGTCTCTGTTTGCGCTCCTCAGCGAGCTGTATCTTCTCATCCCGATGCACACGTTCTTCGACGGTGGACAATCCCATGTCGTCCACCTCGTCCAAGACTGGACCCTCGGCGTGCTGTACGTCCAAATGGCCATCAAGCTGACTCTCTGGCACCCCCACTCCTGGGCGgccgccatcctcaacgGCATTTTCCATGACGGGTGGTTCCGACCGGATGTCGCCTTGGCTACCCGCGCCCTGATCCTCCCAGTCACCCTCTTCACTGCGGTGGCCACCGCCCTGCCTCTATCGGTTGGCTTCTGCATGCGGTGGGCCGTGTTCGCCTCCCGCCCTGAGCTACAGTCGGACATCTACCGGTACGCGTACCCAGCCACGCTGTGCCTGGGTCTCGCTCTGTGGGTCGCGCATCTGGTCCGGCGACAGGTGGCTCTCTGGCGCATCGACATCCGCGACGATGTCTACCTGATCGGGGAGCGCCTGCACAATTTCAGCGAGAAGCGGGCGCGGGATGTCGGTGTATCGCGGCGGGTGATCACCGAGTGA